The following proteins are encoded in a genomic region of Fusarium keratoplasticum isolate Fu6.1 chromosome 9, whole genome shotgun sequence:
- a CDS encoding MARVEL domain-containing protein, translated as MSMGIITIIHAVLAIFLIIELGLTAYVVDISNPRGWGDTPSSFAFMLFNSVWSIIILFYLALTPLFASRLYHSVAALGLLAITTIFWFAGSIAMAAKIGVPDCHGWTPCQSAQAAVAFGFFIWAIFTGLTVMEGLAYMRSRGHAAHADTTKPAMNHYGA; from the exons ATGTCTATGGGAATCATCACCATTATCCACGCCGTCCTGGCGATTTTCCTCATCATTGAGCTTGGTCTGACGGCATATG TTGTCGACATCAGCAACCCTCGTGGCTGGGGCGATACCCCTTCGTCGTTTGCCTTTATGCTCTTCAACTCGGTCTggtccatcatcatcctgtTCTACCTGGCTCTGACGCCCCTCTTCGCCTCCCGCCTCTACCACAGCGTCGCcgcccttggcctgctcgccatcaccaccatcttctgGTTTGCCGgctccatcgccatggctgccaagaTTGGCGTCCCCGACTGCCACGGCTGGACCCCCTGCCAGTCCGCCCAGGCTGCCGTCGcctttggcttcttcatctgggcCATCTTTACTGGCTTGACTGTCATGGAGGGCTTGGCTTACATGCGATCCCGGGGTCATGCGGCCCATGCGGACACCACCAAGCCCGCCATGAACCATTACGGTGCTTAA